From Blastocatellia bacterium, one genomic window encodes:
- a CDS encoding response regulator produces the protein MASTDPPDSVITDICMPKVNGLELIRQMKAQPTLKRVPIIVISSAEPRDLRQAIDLGARAALPKPVEYIDLLDCLRDCLAPGYETRRRVRRGALSRAAWERRFS, from the coding sequence CTGGCTTCGACTGATCCGCCTGACTCCGTGATTACCGATATCTGCATGCCGAAAGTCAATGGCCTTGAGCTTATCAGGCAGATGAAAGCGCAACCGACGCTCAAGCGCGTGCCGATCATCGTCATCAGCTCCGCCGAGCCCCGTGATCTGCGACAGGCGATTGATCTGGGGGCGCGGGCCGCGCTCCCCAAGCCCGTTGAATACATAGACCTGCTCGATTGTCTCCGCGACTGCCTCGCGCCCGGCTATGAGACAAGGCGGCGGGTGAGAAGAGGCGCGCTTTCCAGGGCAGCCTGGGAACGTCGGTTTTCGTGA
- a CDS encoding ATP-binding protein: MKDLDRRIWLATLAAFGLFVAYETIKTLMFPRMSVVVSHVVTVVVVAALTYVVSRYALSRYGAALAEIERQTRMSEETNHLLAGVLATMREGVLIVDRDLRIVLYNDAATRVVKLPSRDAETRRRGDAGKEEADDHRTTVSASPRLRVSASPLRLIEATRDPLIHQAFRQALDQHAAVETLIEMAQVGGRSYQLNVTPLNDSLTVGVFFDITELQRLERVRREFFANLSHELRTPLTAILAYSETLLDGAIDDRDHNVRFLERLHKHAARMSELISDISDLSAIESGKVTLEPRPVRLRGVLGDVLSLAEARRGAAGIAVNIEVPDDLLVMADRARLEQILYNLIDNAIKFNRPEGRVTINTEQQNGRAMIHIEDTGVGIAAQDLPRIFERLYRADKSRSRRTEGTGLGLAIVKHLVQAHGGEISVRSELGHGSRFTFTLPLASTPAASPNGKSPR; the protein is encoded by the coding sequence ATGAAAGACCTTGACCGACGAATATGGCTGGCGACGCTGGCGGCGTTCGGCTTATTCGTCGCCTACGAGACGATCAAGACGCTGATGTTCCCGCGCATGTCGGTCGTCGTGTCGCACGTCGTCACGGTGGTCGTGGTCGCGGCGCTGACCTATGTTGTCTCGCGCTATGCGCTGTCGCGCTACGGCGCGGCGCTGGCTGAAATCGAGCGGCAGACACGGATGAGCGAAGAGACCAATCATCTGCTGGCAGGCGTACTGGCGACCATGCGCGAAGGCGTGTTGATCGTTGACCGCGACCTGCGCATCGTGCTTTACAATGACGCGGCGACCCGCGTCGTGAAGCTGCCTTCCAGGGACGCGGAGACGCGGAGACGCGGAGACGCGGGGAAAGAAGAGGCAGACGATCACCGAACGACCGTCTCCGCGTCTCCGCGTCTCCGCGTCTCCGCGTCTCCCCTGCGCTTGATCGAAGCGACGCGCGACCCGCTGATTCATCAGGCATTTCGTCAGGCGCTCGATCAGCACGCGGCGGTCGAAACGCTCATCGAGATGGCCCAGGTCGGAGGCCGCAGCTATCAATTGAATGTCACGCCGTTGAACGATTCCCTGACCGTCGGCGTCTTCTTCGACATCACCGAGCTTCAGCGCCTGGAGCGCGTGCGCCGCGAGTTCTTCGCCAACCTCTCGCACGAGCTGCGCACGCCGCTAACCGCCATCCTCGCTTACTCAGAGACGCTGCTCGACGGCGCGATTGACGACCGCGACCATAACGTCCGCTTCCTCGAAAGGCTCCACAAGCATGCGGCGCGCATGAGCGAGCTGATCTCTGACATCTCTGACCTGTCGGCGATTGAATCGGGTAAGGTGACGCTTGAGCCGCGCCCGGTGCGTTTGCGCGGCGTGCTGGGCGATGTGCTGTCGTTGGCCGAAGCGCGGCGCGGCGCGGCAGGCATTGCGGTCAACATCGAGGTGCCTGATGACCTGTTGGTGATGGCCGACCGCGCCCGGCTCGAACAGATTCTCTATAACCTGATTGACAACGCCATCAAGTTCAACCGCCCCGAAGGCCGCGTGACCATCAACACCGAGCAGCAGAACGGGCGGGCGATGATTCACATCGAAGACACTGGCGTTGGCATCGCCGCACAGGACTTGCCGCGCATCTTCGAGCGGCTGTATCGCGCCGACAAATCGCGCTCGCGGCGCACCGAAGGCACCGGGCTTGGGCTAGCCATCGTCAAGCATCTGGTGCAGGCGCACGGCGGCGAGATCAGCGTCCGCAGCGAGCTGGGTCATGGCTCGCGCTTCACCTTCACACTGCCGCTCGCCTCTACACCCGCCGCCTCACCGAATGGAAAATCGCCCCGATAG
- a CDS encoding carbon-nitrogen hydrolase family protein, with amino-acid sequence MKIALASPRIAATVDDGLEKIKRLLAEAADGGAEIVCFPEAYLPGLRGQDFEVPPFDLSQQERALRAVAQWAAIYRVATILCMERVIEAGRQIAAFVIDARGEVQGYQTKNQLDPSEDRFYVPGHTRQLFAVNGLKFGVAICHEGWRYPETVRWAATRGAKIVFHPQHTGGEQAGVRLSEWGAAGSPYYEKAMMMRSIENTIYFASVNYALRFQESATSLIAPSGLCQAHLPYGEEGVLVAAINVEEATGLLAARYAPERYQEVTSE; translated from the coding sequence ATGAAGATTGCCCTGGCATCACCACGCATCGCCGCGACCGTGGATGATGGCTTAGAGAAGATCAAGCGCTTGCTGGCGGAAGCGGCGGACGGGGGCGCAGAGATCGTCTGTTTCCCGGAAGCCTATCTCCCAGGTCTGCGCGGACAGGATTTTGAAGTGCCGCCCTTTGACCTTTCGCAGCAAGAACGCGCGCTGCGGGCGGTGGCGCAGTGGGCAGCAATCTATCGCGTGGCGACGATCCTCTGCATGGAACGGGTTATCGAGGCGGGCCGGCAGATAGCCGCTTTCGTCATTGACGCTCGCGGCGAGGTGCAAGGATACCAGACCAAGAATCAACTCGACCCGAGTGAAGATCGTTTCTATGTGCCCGGCCATACACGGCAGCTCTTCGCGGTCAATGGCCTGAAGTTTGGCGTGGCGATCTGCCATGAAGGCTGGCGCTATCCTGAGACGGTGCGCTGGGCGGCGACGCGCGGCGCCAAAATCGTCTTTCATCCGCAGCACACCGGCGGCGAGCAAGCCGGCGTCCGTCTGAGCGAATGGGGCGCAGCCGGCTCACCTTACTACGAGAAGGCGATGATGATGCGCAGCATCGAGAACACGATCTATTTTGCCAGCGTCAATTATGCTTTACGCTTTCAGGAATCGGCGACCAGTCTGATCGCCCCGTCGGGCCTGTGCCAGGCGCACTTGCCTTATGGCGAAGAAGGCGTGCTGGTCGCGGCGATCAATGTTGAGGAAGCGACGGGTCTGCTGGCCGCTCGATACGCCCCCGAGCGTTATCAAGAGGTCACATCAGAGTGA
- the phoU gene encoding phosphate signaling complex protein PhoU, translating to MHKRLIEDNLNLLRERLLMMGGAAEKAILLALRALVERDSELAERVIREDDAIDRMEVEIDQLCVDILVLKQPAAGDLRFVVSAARTAPTIERIADHAVNLAKHALALNDEPELEAQLDISKMGRIVQEMLVAGLDAFTSGDPERAQTTIARDDEVDSLYDQLYAGVIEAMMRNPAAVTRGAQWLFVLKHLERIADYVTNICEQIVYMARGQVIKHTIW from the coding sequence ATGCATAAACGATTGATCGAAGACAATCTGAATCTGCTGCGCGAGCGGCTGCTGATGATGGGCGGCGCGGCCGAGAAAGCCATTCTGCTGGCTTTGCGGGCGCTGGTCGAGCGCGACTCGGAGCTGGCCGAGCGCGTCATCCGCGAAGACGACGCCATTGACCGCATGGAGGTGGAGATCGATCAGCTCTGCGTTGACATTCTCGTGCTCAAGCAGCCGGCGGCGGGCGACCTGCGCTTCGTGGTTTCGGCAGCGCGCACCGCGCCGACCATCGAGCGCATCGCCGATCACGCGGTCAATCTCGCCAAGCACGCGCTCGCCCTGAACGATGAGCCGGAGCTTGAAGCACAGCTCGACATCTCGAAGATGGGCCGCATCGTGCAAGAGATGCTGGTCGCCGGGCTGGATGCCTTCACGTCGGGCGATCCCGAGCGCGCGCAAACGACGATTGCCCGCGACGACGAAGTCGACAGCCTCTACGATCAGCTTTACGCCGGAGTCATCGAAGCGATGATGCGCAACCCGGCGGCGGTGACGCGCGGCGCGCAATGGCTTTTTGTCTTAAAGCACCTTGAGCGCATCGCCGATTACGTGACCAACATCTGCGAACAAATCGTCTATATGGCGCGCGGCCAGGTGATCAAGCACACGATATGGTAG
- the pstC gene encoding phosphate ABC transporter permease subunit PstC has product MTTGQTPPLTGPLAKRPVKRARASGRWADSLFKLTTLMFALVVAGLVVIIVVNMAMNAQLSFEKFGFDFITRSIWDPVHEEFGALPFIYGTAMSSLIALIIAVPLSLGIAIFLSEHAPRRLATPIAFLVQLLAAIPSVVYGLWGIFVLAPLLRDHVYPALQKAFGSLPLFQGQINGLGLLTAGIILSIMVVPIITSVTTDVLRAVPAAQREAALALGATRWEATRIILQNARSGITGAIILGLGRAVGETMAVTMVIGNRPEISASLFDPSFTIASAIANEFSEVTSEIHRNALVELGLILFVITFVINAAARLLVYAVTRGQGKVAHA; this is encoded by the coding sequence GTGACGACAGGACAAACGCCCCCGCTCACCGGGCCGCTTGCCAAGCGCCCGGTTAAGCGCGCGCGCGCTTCGGGACGTTGGGCCGATTCGTTGTTCAAGCTGACGACGCTCATGTTTGCGCTCGTCGTCGCCGGGCTGGTCGTCATCATCGTCGTCAACATGGCGATGAATGCGCAGCTATCGTTTGAAAAGTTCGGCTTCGACTTCATCACCCGCTCGATCTGGGACCCTGTGCATGAAGAGTTCGGGGCGCTGCCGTTCATCTATGGCACGGCGATGTCGTCGCTGATCGCCTTGATCATCGCCGTGCCCTTGAGTCTCGGCATCGCCATCTTTCTCAGCGAGCACGCGCCGCGAAGGCTGGCCACGCCCATTGCCTTTCTGGTGCAGTTGCTGGCGGCGATTCCATCCGTCGTCTACGGACTGTGGGGCATCTTTGTGCTGGCGCCGCTGCTGCGCGATCACGTCTACCCGGCGCTGCAAAAAGCGTTCGGCTCGCTGCCGCTGTTTCAAGGGCAGATCAACGGCCTGGGGCTGCTGACCGCCGGCATTATCCTGTCGATCATGGTTGTGCCGATCATTACCTCCGTGACCACCGATGTGCTGCGCGCCGTGCCGGCCGCGCAGCGCGAAGCGGCGCTGGCGTTGGGCGCGACGCGCTGGGAAGCGACGCGCATCATCTTGCAGAACGCCCGCTCAGGCATCACAGGGGCGATCATCCTCGGCCTGGGCCGCGCCGTCGGCGAGACCATGGCGGTGACGATGGTGATCGGCAACCGCCCGGAAATCTCCGCCTCGCTCTTCGACCCGTCGTTCACGATTGCGTCGGCGATTGCCAATGAATTCTCCGAGGTGACTTCGGAAATCCACCGCAACGCGCTGGTCGAGCTGGGCCTGATCCTCTTCGTCATTACCTTCGTCATTAACGCGGCGGCGCGGCTGCTGGTCTACGCCGTGACCCGCGGCCAGGGGAAGGTGGCGCATGCATAG
- the pstA gene encoding phosphate ABC transporter permease PstA translates to MHSLARRKLLSRVMTWLTSAAAALAIVALVLILGYIGVTGVRELNLSFLVNDPKPFGEPGSGIANAIVGTLILIGIASAIGLPVGILAGLYLAEFSTNRFGIILRFLIDTLTGMPSIVVGVFAWTVLVKPMGHFSALAGGASLAVLMMPIVARTTEEMIRLVPQSMREAALALGAPVWRMSLGVVLRAAMGGVATGAMLAIARIAGETAPLLFTALSYNYMSTDVMSPIASLTYQIYYYAGSPYEQWHAMAWAATLVLVGMILAINVSVKVLARNRYQ, encoded by the coding sequence ATGCATAGCCTGGCGCGGCGCAAGCTCCTGAGCCGTGTGATGACGTGGCTGACGAGCGCGGCGGCGGCGCTGGCCATCGTCGCGCTGGTGCTCATCCTCGGCTACATCGGCGTGACCGGCGTCAGAGAGTTAAACCTCAGCTTTCTGGTCAACGACCCGAAGCCGTTCGGCGAACCCGGGAGCGGCATCGCCAACGCCATCGTCGGCACGTTGATTCTGATCGGCATCGCCTCGGCAATCGGCCTGCCGGTCGGCATCCTGGCCGGGCTCTACCTGGCCGAGTTCAGCACCAACCGCTTCGGCATCATCTTGCGCTTCCTGATCGACACGCTGACGGGGATGCCTTCGATTGTCGTCGGCGTCTTCGCCTGGACGGTGTTGGTCAAACCGATGGGCCACTTTTCGGCGCTCGCCGGCGGCGCCAGCCTGGCCGTCCTGATGATGCCGATTGTGGCGCGAACGACAGAAGAGATGATCCGCCTGGTGCCGCAGAGCATGCGCGAAGCGGCGCTGGCGCTCGGCGCGCCGGTCTGGCGCATGAGCCTCGGCGTCGTGCTGCGCGCGGCGATGGGCGGCGTGGCGACGGGCGCGATGCTGGCCATCGCGCGCATCGCCGGCGAGACCGCGCCGCTGCTCTTCACGGCGTTGAGCTATAACTACATGAGCACAGATGTCATGAGTCCCATCGCCTCTTTGACCTATCAGATTTATTACTACGCCGGCTCGCCTTACGAACAGTGGCACGCCATGGCATGGGCAGCGACGCTGGTACTGGTCGGCATGATTCTGGCCATCAACGTCAGCGTTAAAGTGCTGGCGAGAAATCGTTATCAATGA
- a CDS encoding response regulator transcription factor: protein MEEPRPRSIVIVEDDEDIADSIRYNLERESFRVRVAATGEEALDLILERPPSLVLLDLNLPHMSGLEICRRLRAEAATARLPILILTARTDESDKVLGLNLGADDYITKPFSMRELVARVNAVLRRADGLEPARPVFDDGRLRIDPATFSVTCQGRDVRLTRKEFALLAELARNAGRVMTREALLDRVWGMTYYGDSRTLDVHIRRLRQKLGDPQIIETVTGVGYRMVDNRKHGE, encoded by the coding sequence ATGGAAGAACCTCGACCCCGCAGCATCGTCATCGTCGAAGACGACGAAGACATCGCCGATTCGATCCGCTATAACCTTGAGCGCGAGAGCTTCCGTGTGCGGGTCGCGGCGACCGGCGAAGAGGCGCTCGACCTGATCCTCGAACGCCCACCCAGCCTGGTGCTGCTCGATCTGAACCTGCCGCACATGAGCGGCCTGGAAATCTGCCGCCGTTTGCGCGCTGAGGCGGCGACGGCGCGCCTGCCGATCCTGATTTTGACAGCGCGTACAGACGAGTCCGACAAAGTTCTCGGCCTCAATCTCGGCGCCGACGATTACATCACCAAGCCGTTCAGCATGCGCGAGCTGGTGGCCCGCGTCAACGCCGTGCTGCGCCGCGCCGATGGGCTGGAGCCGGCGCGCCCGGTCTTCGATGATGGCCGCCTGCGCATAGACCCGGCGACCTTCAGCGTCACCTGTCAGGGCCGCGATGTGCGATTGACGCGCAAAGAGTTTGCGTTGCTGGCGGAGCTGGCGCGCAACGCGGGCCGCGTCATGACGCGCGAAGCCCTGCTCGACCGCGTTTGGGGCATGACTTACTATGGCGACTCGCGCACCCTCGACGTTCACATTCGCCGCTTGCGCCAGAAGCTCGGCGACCCGCAGATCATCGAAACCGTCACCGGCGTCGGCTATCGCATGGTAGACAACCGCAAGCACGGCGAATGA
- the pstB gene encoding phosphate ABC transporter ATP-binding protein PstB: MNERPDTQEAEMESQPTRVVPQIVVPAPTVQPRLKPGTDHQSSASAIAGQSLGAAAETKIEVGHLSFFYGRTRALKNISLDIQAAQVTAFIGPSGCGKSTLIRTLNRMNDVIPGARVEGRVALDGEDLYAPGTDVVLLRRRVGMVFQKPNPFPRSIFDNVAYGLRINRMTGSKSELAGRVEASLKAAALWDEVKDRLKQSALGLSGGQQQRVCIARALAVEPDVLLMDEPTSALDPIATQKIEELISELKERYTIVIVTHNMQQAARVSDMTALFWLGEMIEFNTTEKMFTRPDKRMTEDYITGRFG, translated from the coding sequence ATGAACGAACGACCTGACACGCAAGAGGCCGAAATGGAATCGCAACCCACCCGCGTGGTGCCGCAAATCGTCGTCCCCGCGCCGACCGTGCAGCCGCGCCTTAAGCCGGGCACAGACCATCAATCGTCCGCCTCGGCCATCGCCGGCCAGTCACTCGGAGCCGCCGCGGAAACCAAGATCGAGGTCGGCCACCTGAGCTTCTTTTATGGCCGCACGCGGGCATTGAAAAACATCTCGCTCGACATCCAAGCGGCGCAGGTGACGGCCTTCATCGGCCCTTCGGGGTGCGGCAAGTCAACGCTGATCCGCACGCTCAACCGCATGAATGACGTGATCCCCGGAGCGCGCGTCGAAGGCCGCGTGGCGCTGGACGGCGAAGACCTCTACGCGCCCGGAACCGACGTGGTCTTGCTGCGCCGCCGCGTCGGCATGGTCTTTCAAAAGCCGAACCCTTTTCCGCGCTCGATCTTTGATAATGTCGCCTACGGGCTTAGAATAAACCGCATGACCGGCTCGAAGTCCGAGCTTGCGGGTCGCGTCGAAGCCAGCTTGAAAGCGGCGGCGTTGTGGGACGAAGTGAAAGACCGCTTGAAGCAATCGGCGCTCGGGCTGTCGGGCGGCCAGCAGCAGCGCGTCTGCATCGCGCGGGCGCTGGCGGTCGAGCCGGACGTGCTGTTGATGGACGAGCCGACTTCGGCGCTCGACCCCATCGCCACGCAGAAGATCGAAGAGTTGATCAGCGAATTAAAGGAGCGCTACACCATCGTCATCGTCACGCACAATATGCAGCAGGCGGCCCGCGTATCGGACATGACGGCGCTCTTCTGGCTCGGCGAGATGATCGAGTTCAACACCACGGAAAAGATGTTCACCCGGCCCGACAAGCGCATGACCGAAGATTACATCACCGGGCGATTCGGATGA